One Antarctobacter heliothermus DNA segment encodes these proteins:
- the acpS gene encoding holo-ACP synthase: MILGIGTDLANIDRIAGTLERFGDRFRNRVFTEVEQRKADRRRDVAGTYAKRWAAKEACSKALGTGLRMGIAWKDMAVSNLHTGQPVMEVTGWAKERLDAMTPEGHEAIIHVTLTDDHPWAQAFVVIEARRVG, from the coding sequence ATGATCCTTGGCATTGGCACCGATCTGGCCAACATCGACCGCATCGCCGGCACGCTGGAGCGGTTCGGCGACCGGTTCCGCAACCGCGTCTTCACCGAGGTGGAACAGCGCAAAGCGGACCGCCGCCGCGACGTGGCGGGCACCTATGCCAAACGCTGGGCTGCGAAAGAGGCCTGTTCCAAGGCGCTGGGGACGGGTCTGCGTATGGGTATCGCGTGGAAGGATATGGCGGTGTCGAACCTGCACACCGGCCAGCCGGTGATGGAGGTGACAGGCTGGGCGAAGGAACGACTGGACGCCATGACACCCGAGGGGCATGAGGCGATCATACACGTCACCCTGACGGACGATCACCCCTGGGCGCAGGCTTTTGTGGTGATAGAGGCGCGGCGGGTGGGGTGA
- a CDS encoding metal ABC transporter permease → MMGSEFVMFSLTPMLIGILASVACALPGNFLILRRQALIGDAISHVVLPGIVVAFLLTGVVAALPMLLGAAGAAVLAVILIEAIKRLGRIEPGAAMGVTFTTLFAGGVLLLEQSDTSSVHLDVEHALMGNLESLVWLRATDWSSLMDPWALAGVPEELPRIAVVCFAVIVLTLVFWRWLKISTFDEGFAQALGLPVGMIGMGLVITAAIAAVAAFDAVGSIIVIAMFICPPAAARLMTNGLERQVLWSVLFAVVSAVGGYVLAGYGPLWLGADDAVSAAGMIATVSGVILALACLFGPHRSRVGARAET, encoded by the coding sequence GTGATGGGAAGTGAGTTTGTCATGTTCTCGCTGACGCCGATGCTGATCGGGATTCTGGCCTCTGTCGCTTGCGCATTGCCGGGGAATTTCCTGATCCTGCGGCGGCAGGCGCTAATCGGCGATGCCATCAGCCATGTTGTGCTGCCGGGGATCGTTGTCGCCTTTCTGCTGACCGGCGTCGTCGCGGCACTGCCGATGCTGCTGGGCGCGGCGGGTGCGGCGGTTCTGGCGGTGATCCTGATCGAGGCGATCAAGCGATTGGGCCGGATTGAACCGGGCGCCGCCATGGGCGTGACCTTTACCACGCTATTTGCCGGAGGCGTGCTGCTATTGGAACAAAGTGACACCTCCAGCGTGCATCTGGACGTGGAACACGCATTGATGGGGAACCTTGAATCGCTGGTCTGGCTGCGGGCGACGGATTGGTCGTCGCTCATGGATCCGTGGGCGCTGGCAGGGGTGCCAGAAGAGTTGCCGCGCATCGCGGTGGTTTGTTTCGCGGTGATCGTGCTGACGCTGGTGTTCTGGCGCTGGCTGAAGATCTCGACCTTTGATGAGGGGTTTGCCCAGGCCTTGGGCCTGCCGGTCGGCATGATCGGCATGGGGCTGGTGATCACAGCAGCGATTGCGGCGGTCGCGGCATTCGACGCGGTTGGTTCGATCATTGTGATTGCGATGTTTATCTGCCCACCTGCTGCTGCCCGGCTAATGACCAACGGGCTGGAACGACAAGTCCTGTGGTCGGTGCTGTTTGCCGTCGTTTCAGCGGTGGGGGGCTATGTGCTAGCGGGCTATGGGCCACTCTGGCTGGGCGCGGACGATGCGGTCAGCGCAGCGGGCATGATCGCCACCGTGTCCGGCGTCATTCTTGCGTTGGCGTGCCTGTTTGGTCCGCATCGGTCGCGGGTGGGTGCGCGCGCCGAGACGTGA
- a CDS encoding IS110 family transposase has translation MAETPETSHVVGGVDTHKDLHVAAVVDHYDRVLGTESFPTTRHGYRLMLIWMRSFGDLQRVGIECSGSYGAGLLRYLQTAGVEVLEVVTAPDKNERRRRGKNDDFDAESAAHAAFTERRTVTPRSRDGMVESLRVLRVCRKTAVQARRIALQMIQTTIICAPDRLREPLRKMTRMQLIRTLAAWRPDLTAFRQVEEAYRISLKSLARRYLELHDEIADLDDMIEAIVKDLAPELLEQIAIGLNSAAQLLLTAGDNPERLKSEASFAALCGVSPVPASSGKTVRHRLNRGGDRAANSAIHIIAIGRLRLDPRTQAYVAKRIAAGNSKLEAIRSLKRYIAREVFGIIMRRYKEINQTQIAA, from the coding sequence ATGGCTGAAACCCCTGAAACATCTCACGTCGTCGGAGGCGTCGATACCCACAAGGATTTACATGTTGCAGCTGTCGTAGATCATTACGACCGCGTGCTCGGCACCGAGAGCTTTCCCACGACCCGTCATGGCTATCGCTTGATGTTGATCTGGATGCGGTCTTTCGGGGATCTGCAACGCGTCGGCATCGAATGTTCGGGCAGCTATGGCGCAGGGTTGCTGCGCTATTTGCAGACAGCTGGTGTCGAAGTTCTGGAGGTGGTCACTGCCCCTGACAAAAACGAGCGCCGTCGCCGCGGCAAGAACGACGACTTCGACGCAGAAAGTGCGGCCCATGCCGCCTTCACCGAACGGCGCACTGTCACACCGAGAAGCCGTGACGGTATGGTCGAAAGCCTCCGTGTTCTAAGGGTTTGCCGAAAGACAGCCGTTCAGGCGCGCCGCATTGCTTTGCAAATGATCCAGACGACGATCATCTGTGCCCCCGATAGATTGCGAGAACCCCTACGTAAGATGACGCGAATGCAGTTGATCCGCACACTGGCAGCTTGGCGGCCCGATCTCACGGCCTTTCGGCAGGTCGAAGAAGCCTATCGCATCTCGCTCAAATCCCTGGCGCGGCGTTACCTCGAACTGCATGACGAGATCGCCGATCTGGATGACATGATCGAAGCCATCGTCAAAGATCTTGCCCCAGAGCTACTCGAACAGATCGCGATCGGCCTGAACAGCGCGGCGCAGCTGCTGCTGACGGCTGGAGACAATCCGGAGCGGTTGAAATCCGAAGCCAGCTTTGCCGCCCTTTGCGGCGTCAGTCCCGTGCCTGCGTCTTCTGGCAAAACTGTCCGGCACAGGTTGAACAGAGGCGGTGATCGCGCAGCCAATAGTGCGATCCACATTATCGCCATCGGACGTTTGCGACTGGACCCACGCACTCAAGCCTACGTTGCCAAACGGATCGCTGCCGGAAACTCGAAACTGGAAGCCATTCGCAGCCTCAAACGTTATATCGCGCGCGAAGTCTTCGGCATCATCATGCGCCGCTACAAAGAGATCAATCAGACACAAATCGCCGCTTGA
- a CDS encoding pyridoxine 5'-phosphate synthase produces MPPNTGPLRLGVNIDHVATVRNARGSAYPDPVRAAKLAEASGADGITAHLREDRRHISDADIDALMDHLSVPLNFEMAATDEMQKIALRHRPHAVCIVPEKREERTTEGGLEVAREENRLAHFIAPLREAGCRVSIFIAADRRQIEAAHRIGAQVIELHTGAYCDFHAEGRFDERDAELERMREMAGFAHSLGLEVHAGHGLTYETVKPVAAFPEVMELNIGHFLIGEAIFLGLGPAMAEMRRLMDAARA; encoded by the coding sequence ATGCCCCCCAACACCGGCCCCTTGCGCCTTGGCGTCAACATCGACCACGTTGCCACGGTGCGCAACGCGCGGGGCAGTGCCTATCCCGATCCAGTGCGCGCCGCCAAACTGGCCGAAGCCTCTGGTGCCGACGGCATCACCGCGCATCTGCGCGAAGACCGCCGCCACATCTCGGACGCGGATATCGATGCGCTGATGGACCATCTTTCGGTGCCGCTGAACTTTGAGATGGCCGCCACCGACGAGATGCAGAAGATCGCGTTGCGCCACCGCCCCCATGCGGTCTGCATCGTGCCGGAAAAGCGCGAAGAGCGCACAACGGAAGGCGGGCTGGAGGTCGCACGCGAAGAAAACAGGCTGGCCCATTTTATCGCACCGCTCCGCGAGGCGGGCTGCCGGGTGTCTATCTTTATCGCCGCCGACCGCCGCCAAATCGAGGCAGCGCACCGAATTGGCGCGCAGGTGATCGAACTGCACACGGGTGCCTATTGCGATTTCCACGCCGAAGGCCGGTTTGACGAGCGCGACGCCGAACTGGAGCGGATGCGCGAAATGGCCGGATTTGCCCACTCGCTGGGTCTGGAGGTGCATGCAGGCCACGGGTTGACCTATGAGACGGTCAAACCGGTAGCCGCCTTTCCCGAGGTAATGGAACTGAACATCGGCCATTTCCTGATCGGCGAGGCGATCTTTCTGGGATTGGGCCCGGCCATGGCCGAGATGCGGCGTTTGATGGATGCTGCGCGCGCCTGA
- a CDS encoding trypsin-like peptidase domain-containing protein, with product MIRFCLLLGLLLAGLGVQAHARDACDFRLDRTKQFEATFKQLLLDEAEQARGLWQPIRRAQKEVQELARFVGRLDVCLRTPDGRQVEYLDPVGGFRVKSDKFVGLCTATLLPGNQLITARHCYHDDRVAALGFTEIEAVKVHFDFRQVDFIGDVQSFDVSPVEVASVTDVDAMILKVKGDANGAMGGHIPLIFQTRTQPQDALLMVHHPIAQPTQFSSGTCAVASEQSDLPDHAPNLRHMCETFGGSSGALILDADERVVVGLHQGADVVKDSFGRVRDGFNIGFKFEPVNEALDLGFAPLSAVERTLQGLPALQGLAPKREVLTDILTRYPGTKIAARANGMLKALPERDVEAEARAALTEAREIADVVARRGRLGEIVAQFPETDAAANARFMLDLLDAPVDLVADAAGALAAAERIEDPKDRRTRLEEVKAKFAGTPEAERAQTLLNQLQDQGKTHAKIIERGRVNCAVSEGVDDAFCYVLAGHLFGEYQFKVKRFDVGPMNGLSHLHKGTAEVLVSTEDLLSNWSTDRKYRKVGSVVRGNMAILLPKTLGIQSVSELNEATGKKYPSFCHDLAIEAPVLKEFLRNQKVSYELLWPFVTEEDVQIAYLEGRCDAVVTLSGRQEPYLFLPPDADPLQITDWVPFDDWFQVYVMADDEKWVETVEKIVDRLGRPSKSQAAICV from the coding sequence GTGATTCGATTTTGTTTGTTGCTTGGCTTGCTTCTGGCAGGTTTGGGTGTTCAGGCCCATGCCCGGGACGCATGTGACTTCCGGCTGGACAGAACCAAGCAATTCGAAGCCACCTTCAAGCAACTCCTTCTTGACGAGGCAGAGCAGGCTAGGGGCCTCTGGCAGCCTATTCGCAGGGCCCAGAAAGAGGTCCAGGAGTTGGCGCGCTTTGTCGGGCGTCTGGATGTTTGCCTGCGGACGCCCGATGGGCGGCAGGTCGAATACCTTGATCCGGTCGGCGGGTTCAGGGTCAAGAGTGACAAGTTTGTCGGACTCTGCACGGCCACCCTTTTGCCCGGCAATCAGCTGATCACGGCCCGGCATTGCTATCATGATGATCGCGTCGCCGCGTTGGGGTTCACCGAAATCGAGGCAGTGAAAGTGCACTTCGACTTTCGTCAGGTGGACTTCATTGGAGATGTCCAAAGCTTTGACGTCTCGCCTGTCGAAGTTGCATCTGTCACCGACGTTGATGCGATGATCCTGAAGGTCAAAGGCGACGCCAACGGAGCGATGGGTGGGCATATTCCACTAATTTTTCAAACGCGAACACAGCCGCAGGATGCATTGCTAATGGTTCATCACCCGATTGCCCAGCCCACCCAGTTTTCCTCGGGCACCTGCGCCGTGGCCAGTGAGCAATCGGACCTGCCTGATCATGCACCTAACCTGCGTCACATGTGTGAAACTTTCGGTGGGTCTTCGGGCGCATTGATCTTGGATGCGGATGAACGCGTCGTGGTAGGCCTGCATCAAGGCGCTGATGTGGTCAAAGACAGTTTTGGACGGGTCCGGGACGGGTTCAACATCGGGTTCAAGTTCGAACCGGTAAACGAGGCGCTGGACCTTGGGTTTGCGCCCTTGAGCGCGGTGGAACGGACCTTGCAGGGCTTGCCAGCGCTGCAGGGGTTGGCGCCGAAACGGGAGGTTCTGACCGATATTCTGACACGCTACCCGGGAACCAAGATCGCAGCACGCGCCAATGGCATGCTGAAAGCCCTACCGGAACGAGATGTGGAGGCAGAGGCGCGCGCGGCCCTAACCGAAGCGCGCGAGATTGCAGACGTCGTGGCGCGCAGGGGCAGGCTGGGGGAAATCGTCGCCCAATTCCCGGAAACCGATGCGGCGGCCAATGCCCGTTTCATGCTTGATCTGCTTGATGCTCCCGTCGACCTGGTCGCCGATGCGGCAGGGGCACTGGCGGCCGCGGAACGCATCGAAGATCCGAAGGACCGCCGGACCCGGCTTGAAGAAGTGAAGGCTAAATTTGCCGGCACACCGGAGGCCGAACGGGCCCAGACGTTGCTGAACCAGTTACAGGATCAGGGCAAAACACATGCCAAGATCATTGAAAGGGGGCGTGTCAACTGTGCCGTGTCCGAAGGGGTGGACGACGCGTTTTGCTATGTTCTAGCCGGACACCTGTTCGGAGAGTACCAGTTCAAGGTTAAACGGTTCGACGTGGGGCCTATGAATGGGCTTTCACATCTTCACAAGGGCACAGCCGAAGTGCTCGTCAGCACCGAGGACCTCCTGTCCAATTGGTCGACGGATAGGAAATACCGAAAGGTCGGCAGTGTGGTGCGCGGAAATATGGCGATATTGCTTCCAAAGACGTTGGGCATTCAGTCCGTTAGCGAGTTGAATGAAGCAACCGGCAAGAAGTACCCGAGCTTTTGCCATGATCTTGCAATCGAAGCGCCTGTTCTCAAGGAGTTCTTGCGAAACCAAAAAGTAAGTTATGAATTGCTTTGGCCGTTTGTGACTGAAGAAGATGTCCAGATTGCTTACTTGGAGGGCCGTTGCGACGCCGTCGTAACTCTATCCGGTCGGCAAGAGCCGTATCTTTTTCTGCCTCCAGACGCTGATCCTTTGCAGATCACCGACTGGGTTCCTTTCGATGACTGGTTTCAGGTTTACGTAATGGCCGACGATGAAAAGTGGGTTGAGACCGTCGAAAAGATCGTTGATCGCCTTGGACGCCCTTCTAAGAGTCAAGCGGCGATTTGTGTCTGA
- a CDS encoding metal ABC transporter permease: protein MTPLIEALLLQAGYNAALVAVGATLLGFAAGAAGTFLFLRKRALVSDAVAHATLPGVGLAFILMVSFGGDGRNLLGLLLGSAITAGIGLLAVEWVARRTRLSEDAAIGAVLSVFFGFGIVILTVIQTMGSGRQAGLESFLLGSTAGMLFQDAVVIAVGGSLAVLATWIMRRPMTLVAFDAEYAAANGVNVPAVDRLMMVLVMAVTVIGLKIVGLILIVALLIIPPVTARFWTERSNIVIWYAGALGGLSGYLGAALSASAPDLPTGPIIVLVSAALFVVSLLFAPVRGLAAALLRHRRFQRRVHRRQGLLALSRSEPIHDELTLRVLRAEALIRADGVATETGRAQAAKIARDERRWDVAREIHQDTGLTGRYDGLTPIEQVFAPDEIAEFDRRIGGPRSVAEGV from the coding sequence GTGACTCCCTTAATCGAGGCGCTGCTGTTGCAGGCCGGTTACAACGCGGCGCTGGTCGCGGTTGGGGCCACGCTCTTGGGCTTTGCTGCCGGTGCGGCGGGGACGTTCCTGTTTTTGCGCAAACGCGCTCTGGTCTCTGACGCAGTGGCCCATGCCACGCTGCCCGGTGTCGGGCTGGCCTTTATTTTAATGGTGTCGTTTGGCGGCGATGGCCGGAACCTGCTGGGCTTGTTGCTGGGATCGGCGATAACAGCCGGAATCGGTCTGCTTGCGGTCGAGTGGGTGGCGCGACGGACGCGTCTGTCAGAGGATGCGGCCATCGGTGCGGTGCTGTCGGTGTTCTTTGGCTTTGGCATCGTGATCCTGACAGTGATCCAGACCATGGGGTCAGGGCGTCAGGCGGGGTTGGAGTCCTTTTTACTGGGGTCGACGGCCGGAATGCTGTTTCAGGACGCAGTGGTGATTGCCGTGGGCGGGTCGCTGGCGGTGCTGGCGACATGGATCATGCGGCGACCGATGACGCTGGTGGCCTTCGATGCGGAATATGCGGCGGCCAACGGGGTCAACGTGCCTGCGGTGGACCGGCTGATGATGGTCCTTGTGATGGCCGTGACGGTGATCGGGCTAAAGATCGTTGGGCTGATCCTGATCGTTGCCCTGCTGATCATCCCGCCAGTGACTGCGCGCTTCTGGACCGAGCGCAGCAATATCGTGATCTGGTACGCGGGCGCGCTGGGCGGTCTGTCGGGATATTTGGGCGCTGCACTGTCGGCCTCTGCCCCCGATCTGCCGACGGGGCCGATCATCGTGCTGGTTTCTGCGGCGCTGTTTGTGGTGTCGCTGTTGTTTGCCCCGGTGCGAGGTTTGGCTGCTGCGCTGTTGCGGCATCGCAGGTTTCAGCGCCGTGTGCATCGGCGGCAAGGGTTGCTGGCATTGTCGCGGTCCGAACCAATCCACGACGAATTGACCCTACGCGTCCTGCGGGCCGAGGCGTTGATCCGTGCCGACGGGGTCGCAACCGAAACGGGACGCGCCCAGGCGGCCAAGATTGCGCGCGATGAGCGGCGCTGGGACGTCGCGCGGGAAATCCATCAGGACACCGGGCTGACCGGGCGCTATGACGGGCTGACACCGATCGAACAGGTCTTCGCCCCGGATGAAATCGCAGAATTCGACCGGCGGATCGGCGGGCCCCGGTCCGTGGCGGAGGGCGTGTGA
- a CDS encoding metal ABC transporter ATP-binding protein → MTDTPVTLAAADGQAARLPQKSDAPLALRGLTVSYGEKPAVFSVDATFPAAQMTAIIGPNGAGKSTLLKAALGVIPRLSGDVTSFGEPVDAARARIAYVPQRASVDWDFPTTVIDVVMMGLYRQVGLLGRFTGRLKSRALSCLDRVGMGGFADRQIGQLSGGQQQRVFLARALAQDADLYLLDEPFAGVDAATERAIIDVLKSLKAEGKSVVCVHHDLATVRDYFDHVFMINVRKIAEGPVETTFTSEALNATYGGRLAATHIDQLRLAEGA, encoded by the coding sequence ATGACGGACACGCCAGTAACACTTGCTGCCGCAGACGGACAGGCGGCGCGCCTGCCGCAGAAATCCGATGCCCCTTTGGCGCTGCGCGGGTTGACCGTCTCTTACGGTGAAAAACCGGCGGTGTTCTCTGTGGACGCCACCTTTCCGGCGGCGCAGATGACGGCGATCATCGGACCCAACGGGGCGGGCAAGTCGACCTTGCTCAAGGCTGCGTTGGGTGTGATCCCGCGCTTGTCGGGCGACGTTACCAGCTTTGGCGAACCAGTTGACGCCGCCCGCGCCCGCATCGCCTATGTCCCGCAAAGGGCCAGCGTGGACTGGGATTTCCCGACCACGGTGATCGATGTGGTGATGATGGGGCTATATCGTCAGGTGGGTCTATTGGGCCGCTTTACCGGGCGTCTGAAATCCCGCGCGTTGTCCTGTCTGGACCGGGTCGGCATGGGTGGGTTTGCGGATCGTCAGATTGGCCAGCTTTCGGGCGGCCAGCAGCAGCGGGTGTTCCTTGCCCGCGCGCTGGCGCAGGATGCGGACCTGTATCTGTTGGACGAACCCTTTGCCGGGGTGGATGCCGCGACAGAGCGGGCGATCATCGACGTACTGAAATCGCTCAAGGCAGAGGGCAAGTCGGTGGTTTGCGTCCATCATGACCTTGCAACTGTGCGCGACTATTTTGACCACGTCTTCATGATCAACGTGCGCAAGATCGCCGAAGGCCCGGTTGAGACGACCTTTACTTCCGAGGCACTGAACGCCACCTACGGCGGGCGGCTGGCGGCCACGCATATCGACCAGTTGCGGCTGGCAGAGGGCGCGTGA
- a CDS encoding metal ABC transporter solute-binding protein, Zn/Mn family produces the protein MLTKRTFLTGLAAFPLALASMPAVAQGKLSVVATTGMIADAARQVGGDLVEVNALMGPGVDPHSYRQTRSDIVALARADVVLWHGLYLEAQMQDFLHELGDRGTVTAVAESLPRDLLLAHEDYDDKFDPHVWMVPDLWVHVVDNVRAALTKAQPDHADTFAANAAIHLDELQELATYAAKIMATVPAERRVLITAHDAFNYFGKAYGFEVLGIQGISTESEAGLRRIADLVDVLVDRDIAAVFVESSVSDRNIRALIEGAAARGHKVQIGGELFSDAMGEPGSYVGTYIGMIDHNATVIARALGGDTPTAGMKGLLNG, from the coding sequence ATGCTGACCAAAAGAACCTTTCTGACCGGCTTGGCCGCCTTTCCTCTTGCACTAGCAAGCATGCCCGCTGTGGCGCAGGGCAAGCTGTCGGTGGTTGCGACCACAGGCATGATTGCGGATGCGGCACGGCAGGTCGGTGGCGATCTGGTCGAGGTCAACGCCCTTATGGGGCCGGGGGTGGACCCGCACAGCTATCGCCAGACCCGCAGCGACATCGTCGCCTTGGCGCGTGCCGACGTGGTACTGTGGCACGGATTGTACCTTGAGGCGCAGATGCAGGATTTTCTGCATGAACTTGGCGACCGGGGCACTGTGACGGCCGTGGCCGAAAGCCTGCCGCGCGACCTGCTACTGGCACATGAAGACTATGACGACAAGTTCGACCCGCACGTCTGGATGGTTCCCGATCTCTGGGTTCATGTCGTTGACAATGTGCGCGCCGCGCTGACGAAGGCGCAGCCAGACCACGCAGACACATTCGCCGCCAATGCGGCGATCCATCTGGACGAATTGCAGGAATTGGCGACCTATGCGGCAAAAATCATGGCCACCGTCCCGGCGGAACGTCGCGTGCTGATCACCGCCCATGACGCGTTCAACTACTTCGGTAAAGCCTACGGGTTCGAAGTGCTGGGGATTCAGGGCATCTCGACCGAGTCCGAGGCCGGTTTGCGGCGCATCGCCGATCTGGTGGATGTGCTGGTCGATCGCGACATTGCGGCGGTCTTTGTCGAAAGCTCGGTCTCTGACCGCAACATCCGCGCCCTGATCGAAGGGGCTGCTGCGCGCGGCCACAAGGTGCAGATCGGCGGAGAGCTGTTCTCGGACGCCATGGGGGAACCCGGCAGCTATGTCGGTACTTATATTGGTATGATCGATCACAACGCGACGGTGATTGCGCGTGCGCTGGGCGGGGATACTCCAACGGCGGGCATGAAAGGATTGTTGAACGGATGA
- a CDS encoding 2OG-Fe(II) oxygenase has translation MPVIQMDPETLAIDVEVAKAAGARVSAEYQARQPYPYGCFDDFLPEEVLDRVLQEIRTLPEAETMFDRPQEKLKSSYLPERLPPYTRNLFYVLNSRPFVRFLEEMTGISGLIPDPYFAGGGVHVVANGGHLDIHADFNHNAKLNLERRLNILIYLNKDWQKEYGGSFEIWNTDMSEQVASFVPVFNRMCCFNTGSDTWHGNPETVNHPDGEPRMSLALYYYTATWDYTRKSHTTLFKPRPGTQDQIDKQVKRADRLQEILPPVIFRKVIGRLQRLGF, from the coding sequence ATGCCAGTCATCCAGATGGATCCCGAAACACTTGCCATCGACGTCGAAGTGGCCAAGGCCGCTGGCGCGCGGGTTAGCGCAGAGTATCAAGCCCGCCAGCCCTATCCTTACGGCTGTTTCGATGACTTCCTGCCCGAAGAGGTTCTGGACCGTGTGCTGCAAGAGATCCGCACCCTGCCAGAGGCGGAAACCATGTTCGACCGGCCGCAGGAAAAGCTGAAGTCCAGCTACCTGCCCGAGCGTCTGCCGCCCTACACGCGCAATCTGTTCTATGTGCTGAACTCTCGCCCATTTGTGCGGTTCCTCGAAGAGATGACCGGCATCAGCGGGCTGATCCCCGACCCCTACTTTGCAGGCGGCGGCGTGCATGTGGTGGCCAATGGCGGGCATCTGGATATCCACGCGGATTTCAACCACAACGCCAAGCTGAACCTTGAACGCCGCCTGAACATCCTGATCTACCTGAACAAGGACTGGCAAAAGGAATACGGCGGTTCGTTCGAGATCTGGAACACCGACATGTCAGAGCAGGTCGCCAGCTTTGTCCCTGTATTCAACCGCATGTGCTGTTTCAACACCGGATCCGACACATGGCACGGCAATCCGGAGACGGTGAATCACCCAGATGGAGAGCCGCGCATGTCGCTGGCGCTGTATTACTACACCGCCACATGGGACTATACGCGCAAGTCGCACACCACCCTGTTCAAGCCGCGACCGGGCACGCAGGATCAGATCGACAAACAGGTGAAACGCGCCGACAGGTTGCAGGAAATCCTGCCGCCGGTGATCTTTCGCAAGGTGATCGGTCGGCTTCAACGGTTGGGTTTTTAG